One genomic segment of Hordeum vulgare subsp. vulgare chromosome 2H, MorexV3_pseudomolecules_assembly, whole genome shotgun sequence includes these proteins:
- the LOC123424422 gene encoding rhomboid-like protein 19 → MMESQPLQAATAESHGDGAAAADQAGAGAPPAVVPGKEFTRTCKGLVVVLIGGYVLLQLLPSSLNYLAIIPAKTIPFVWTVFTAGYIEQVLPGAIGSSLGLLFCGKDIEPVWGRKEFLKFIILINSICGVLAFCIAVALYYVTGKESFLVTPLSGFHGALAGFLVGLKQLLPNLELPMCFFWKIKAKWMPFFVMCFSTIMAFIVPDSINFLPTLLSGMYVSWLYLRYFQRNPLTGLKGDPSDDFSFPSLFPDAMRPVTDPVANMFDRMLCARSKTSEIALPVTDPTKASRRRERGERVLEERMAADHAADAEAPAHSAED, encoded by the exons ATGATGGAgagccagccgctgcaggccgcgACGGCCGAGTCCCACGGCGACGGAGCCGCGGCAGCCGACCAGGCCGGAGCCGGAGCTCCCCCCGCCGTC GTTCCCGGGAAGGAGTTCACGCGGACCTGCAAGGGCCTCGTCGTCGTGCTCATCGGTGGCTACGTGCTGCTCCAGCTCCTCCCATCCTCCCTCAACTACCTCGCCATCATCCCCGCCAA GACAATTCCCTTTGTATGGACCGTCTTCACAGCCGGTTACATCGAGCAAGTCCTTCCAGGG GCTATTGGCAGTTCCCTTGGTCTGCTCTTCTGTGGGAAGGATATCGAGCCAGTCTGGGGCCGCAAGGAGTTCTTGAAGTTCATTATCTTGATCAACTCCATCTGCGGTGTCCTTGCCTTCTGCATTGCCGTTGCACTGTACTATGTCACCGGGAAAGAGAGCTTCCT TGTGACGCCACTTTCTGGCTTCCATGGCGCTCTTGCTGGCTTTCTGGTTGGCCTGAAGCAGCTCTTGCCAAACCTTGAGCTCCCCATGTGCTTTTTCTGGAAAATTAAGGCTAAG TGGATGCCATTCTTTGTCATGTGCTTCTCAACTATCATGGCCTTCATCGTGCCGGATTCCATCAACTTCCTGCCGACTTTGTTGTCTGGGATGTACGTCAGCTGGCTTTACCTGAGATACTTCCAGAGGAACCCACTGACAGGACTTAAGGgcgacccaagtgatgacttctcCTTCCCCAGCTTGTTCCCAGATGCCATGCG GCCAGTCACAGACCCAGTTGCTAACATGTTCGACCGCATGTTGTGTGCGAGGTCCAAGACTTCGGAAATTGCCCTCCCAGTTACCGATCCTACCAAGGCATCGAGAAGAAG GGAGCGTGGCGAGAGGGTTCTCGAGGAAAGGATGGCCGCGGATCATGCGGCTGACGCCGAAGCCCCAGCTCACTCCGCGGAAGACTAA